The region AAGCCTTTCCATCTGAATGActctttggaaatatttttggctgagatttgaaaaaaaagttttgcaaaatacaCAATGGGTAAGTATGGCCCAAGTCCTTTGCTGGAACAAACAGTTATTTCATTGTTAAAACTGTGTCTTAATACCCAAGAAAACCTACTAAGTGGATTCATTGTATCCCACAACAGACCTCATTTCAGTTTTTGAATTGCACACAGGAACTCAGAGGAGAATTCATCTTATGTGCATGGTTTGTCCTTATTACTTACTTCTTGGTATTTGCCCCCAGTCTTCAGTTTCTGATGCATAAAAccacttttcccatttttcctaTTCctattgggggaggggggataTAGCCATGCTGTTAAAAAGTCACTTTTATCTGCATAATGTCCGGGAgtatacaaaaaaaatgtatcctTCATTATTTCAGTCCAAgcaaaggattattttttaattgttccagCTTTGAAAATGAGTGCATTCATCTTCTAAGCAATCCACGTAGCATGAAGGCCCAAAATGTACTCCAGTTTGCCTGTGCCAATGCAATCTCATTAAACATATTCACGCAGCTGATAGAAGCCAAGAATTCAACATCTATAACTATTTTTACCTCTTATTAACGTAGAAATTATTCTACATGTGGGACTGCAActaaatgcacatttttcacCCTATTTCAGCATCTGTTTAGCAGAGCTGGGAACTCCTGATGCCACTCCAGTGTTCTTacaaattaacttttttaaaaaaatgtatcctCCTCATTTGAAGGGAGGTTGGCTGCATGTTATTGAATGGTTTTCCTTTCACATTTAGAGTGGAGGCACAGCTGCCAGCGCTCGCGATGGTCAGGAGCTGCCCGCGCCACGGAGGCACACGCCTGCATTTGGTGGGTAATGTTAGTGCAGTTTCATTGAGGAATGCCAGTCACGGCCAGCGTGGTGTGGATTTCTCACcatgttaaaaaacaaattgaTTAGGTTGAGGCtgccaaattaatttcctggAATACGATTGATTGCTTTGGGTCTGGTCACCTATTTCTCAAAGCAAACTTTGGCTGCAATTCATTAAGCTGAAGTCCAGTAGCAGGCAAGAGCTCCACGCGAGATTTTGATGTCACTTTTTTTCGATTAACAACGCAGGAATCTCTAACAAATAATGGAGCTTATATTTCTGTGCAACAtttgctactttaaaaaaaagaaatggcagtaTCTGTGAACAGAAGCCGGGCAGCTTCTCCCCGGGTGCCCCCGTGGCTGTGCATCCATGCTCGCAGCCGCGTATTCTAAAGCTTTACCAACCCTTGAAAGCCTTATGCTCACCGCCTCGTCGAATCCCAGGTAGAGGAACTGCTGGTACCACTGCTGTACGTCGGGCTGGCTTCTGTCCCAGAGCTGACGCCTCTGCCGTCTCAGGCTGCTTAGGAACTCCTTGGCCACCGCTTCTTTCACTGACACCTCGGGCTTCGTGGCAACAGGGGCTGAAATTaattccccccccacccccccagaaAAAAGGCATGCCAGGAAATTTTTAGTCAGCCTGAAGCGTACGGCTTGCAGCAAGTAAGAAAATGCTTCTCGTATTATGCCATCACCTTTGTGCTTGGCAGCGCGACGCAGGTAGCAGCAGTAACAGTAATAAACCCAGGAATCATCGGTGTAATAGGATTTCTCAGCTGCCCTCATTCTCTTGGATTTTCAAAAAGCTCTTCTGAGCTCAAGGACAGAAGCTAAGTGaggtatttaaataaataaacccaacCTCAAGGAGCATATACACAATGCGTTTGTGCTTTGTGGAGAGAGCAGGAGACTGTGCTGCTGTTGCAGAAATGGGAATGAAGATGAGAGGTGGAGTTAAAAAGCGTGAAGAAGCTGGAGTAACACCAGTAACAAGCTGGTGAAGGGAGGTGTACCTCGGAAGGGTATGGGTGTGAGGACTGGCTAGCCCCCTGCTGTGCATAGAAATGCTAAAACGTGGTAGGATGTTTGGTCATCCTGTGAAACAAGAAGCACGAGTAGGAGGAATGTCTTGGCTTCAGAGGGTCCGCTGCAATGAGGGAGAGACCAAGAACTTGGGTGCGGATGGGTATTTTTGGAGGATGCAAGGGAAGAGGCTGGAGCAGACAGGGAATTTAGGCGGAGATGTGAAAACCAccaagcaggagctgggcagacTCACGGGGGAGGCAAAGGACTGCAGCGGGCAGGAGAATCGAGAGGTAAAAGTGATGGATGAGTTGTCGCGGGAAGAGTGGGAAACGGCAGGCTGCCCTGCAGTGATGAGCTGGAAACTGATAACTCCCCCTGCGCTGGAGCTGGGTGTTATTACTGGGAAGCGGGACAGCTGAATAAATGCCGCGTGAATGAGCCTCACACGTGGGACGCTGCCAGCGAGGGAACCAGTACTGCGTACTTAGCCCGCTCGCTTTAGCGCGCAACTGGAAAAGGGGAGCGAGGCTGGAATTAAGGGGCTGCGTGCTCCCTCCATCACCAATTCAAGGCTTTGCAGCTCTTCCCGGTCTAGGCCATGTTTGTCTGCAGGCTCCAAAAGCCTTCTCCTGGATGGTCCCTCTCACCAGGGGACCTGAACAAAGAAGTGGGCTGCTGCTGGACTGCGTAGAAAGCAGTCTTCCAAGAAGGGGCCAAGAGAACAAAGGGAACAAGTCAAAGCATCGCGAGCAAGCCCGCTTTGCACGTTTTCTTCTCTGCGCCTGAGCCAGCAGTCTTTCCATGCATTGCAATTCCTTGGAAAAGCTTGTGACTTCCCAGAATAAACCGGATAAATGCCACGTCTGCCGTGCACGTGCTGGAAAAGGTAGGTGCTATACGCTGCGCAGAGCAAAACACAGGCACGCTGCCTGCGGCTGGGAAACTTGGTTTTCGGAGGGGGCTGCGGTAAGTAGAGCCTCCGGCCTTGCCAATTCCGAGTCCCAAACGGACACGCAGGCACAGGCTCCGTACGTGCGGAGGTTTTGGTACGGTGCGTAGCGAGAGCGGCTGTGAGCTACTGGCTTTGAACGGGGAGTTGTAcgctgctcctctgcctgcttGGAGCCGGAGGCAGAGGGACAGCGCTTTGACCGATAGCGACTgcctcaaaggaaaaataagggaAAGCACTTTGTTGTCTCTTTACTTACCTTCGCGTTTCTGAAGCATCATTTTAAGCTTATTTCCCCTTGAAACATCTAGacaagtaaaaattaaacacaggCATTTACTAAGAAGGAAAtaacaaccaaaaaaatatCGTATCTCAAAAAATACTGGAATTATTTTTGCCACAGTTCCAGCTCAACAGCAAGTTTCTCCCAATGCCTCCCTTTGCTCCCGTTTCCATGCTCGAGCGCAACATATGCTGCAGGGAAGCTTCTGACACTCCAGCATgctctccccagctcttctTGGCCAGGGCACCCCAATACTGGCCTTCTTCACCaattaaattattatatttttcagcagaagaCCGCAGCTGGTGACAGTACTGCGACACAGCGTCCAGGGTGGCAGGATAATCCTGGAAAACCCTTGTCACAGGGAGTGAGGGGCATGCTAACAACCAATGCTGCAaaatttttccttgcagaaaagtCCCAAAGCACATCAAAGTTGTCGTCCTGCTGAAGCCCTTTCCCAGAAGGGATCCAAGGCTTTAATTtagcccagggctgggcagtGCAACAGGAGACCTGCGAGTACTCAGCTGCTCCCAAATGCTTTATTCACTGGAAAacaagctctttaaaaaaaaaaaaatgttcaactTGCACAACTTTTGGAGGGACTGAAAGCATTCACCCACACGGGAGGCCAGGGGAAGGCTTTTTCCCACTCCCTGAGACATTTCGGGTTAGAATTTCCCTCCCCGCACCCCAGCCCGCACTCACTCACCGggggctgtgcagagcagcgggaggaagatgaggaggaggaaggcagccccaggcagggccCCGCGGGGGCACGGCAGCGGCATGGCGGCGACCCACCTGGGCGGGAGGAAGATGGAGATGATGGAGCCAGAACCGGAGCCGGAGCGGTCCGACCCGACCCGACGCCacggggaggggcagggagcgCTCCCGGTATCGGCAGCCGTGGGCTCCCGTGGTCGTGTGCCCTTTGCGTTCGAAGGTGGAGTGAGATGAGTTTCGGCAGGACGAGGCATCCAGGCTTTTGTTTGGCATGGCACAGTTTGCCAGTTCCCAGCAgcgctgcttttttttttttttgtggtggttaCGCATAATTCGGTGCAACTGGCAAAGACCTTTCAGCAGCTCATGCAAGCTTTTCTTAcaggggaattaaaaaaaaataaatagctgtaGCACGTCATTTAACATTTCTCTACACGTAAAACCCGTTTGTCAGTTGCCTGTAACAGCAGACGAAAAGCAAGAGCTTGTCTTGGtgggaaaacaaaatcagaatcGACCAAAGGTGGCttagttcaggtttttttctccctctccctccctcccacccctcaaGTCCACAGAAAACCGCAATGCATTTTAACCgctcagctttaaaaaaataattcggctttctttttctacatATAGACAGGTTTAGCTTATAGTAAGACCTCAGGGACCGAAAGCCGAACTCACAAACTGAAAGTCCTTGCTCAGCAGGACCGTAACTGTAACGGTGCCTAAACTTACGCTGCCTTTTCCTAATCCGGACTTCAGCTTCCCTCGGTGAATTCGGCTTctctcagctccttcccctgcaaATGCCAGAAACACCCCAGATGAAGCCTAACGAAATCGTTGCCCGTCCTCGGACACAAACCTCTCTCTTCCCTCGCGGCAGAGACCCACGGCACTTCACGGGCGTCTCGCCTCCTGCTGAAGCTGTGCCAGGGTCCAGCCGGGAGCGCGGGGGGGATTTAAGGGGGGGTGAAGAAGAGCCGGGCTCTCTCTGTAACCTGCTTGTGAGAAATCTGGCGACCACCAGGGCATCAGCTCCCTGATCCAAAGATTGTTTCCAAATTGGTTGCAGATCAGTATGTGTACACACGGTGTATATATTGTAGTTGTATATAAATAAGTGTATCGGATACGCgtctatatatatgtatatgtatggcGAGGGAGCTGTGCGGTGGTGTGGCAACTCCCCGTGATGAGATTCAGTGCTATTTTCAGGCACAGCTAATTGTGGGAGCGGGACGAGACCCTGTGCCTGGCTTTCCCACACATCATAAAACACAGCAGCGGCAGCGGCACGGGTTCCCCGGTGTGAATCGTCGCTTCGGGTGACCGTCCCCATCGCCCCGCGCATCTCTCCCCTTGTGAAAACCGTACTTGGAGCTGCACCCAaagcccttcccctgcctccctccatcccccagcACCCTTGAGCTCACGCCTCTCTGCTCATCCCGGCTGAAgcggcagcagcaacagcttgaAAAATCAATGCGGTCGCTCCAGCCGAAGTGGCTCGGAGGGGCAGAGCAACTCCCAAACCCCTGTGATGGAAGCACTCGCGTAGGAGACCCGTGTCCCAGCTCAACTCCCATGCAACTGGGAACcaaaattagctttttctttctgtcactgcttttgagtggttttttttcccctacagcCCCATGTTTCAAGTGGCAGCGGACTTAACACCGCGTGTTGGAAGCAAACACCCCTTCTGCTGAATCAACGCACTCTTTCATCAGCTTAATGTTGCCAGCCTCTTCACTAAAACCACCCGAGGTTTTTGGATAGCTAGTTGCAGAATATAGCTAGAAGGGACAGAAGCGAAGAGCACCTATGTAAGGCTACATGAAACAGCCATGATGTAGGTAATTTATAAAACCAGGGCGATAACTGATGAATATTTATGGTCTGCTGCTCTCCTGGTAATGGCAAAGGGTGTTTTGTTCTGCTGGTCGGTTTGTAACGAGCCTTGCGTGGGAGCTGGGCCTCTGCAGGACTTCAGGTACTTGGTGCCTCTGGGCCAAGGGAGTACAAAGCACAAAACCTCCTCTGTATACCAAATATATCACGATGACTCAAGAAACCGCTGAGATAAAATGCTATCTGGCGAAACCCAGAGAATGGATTGACTCAAGTGCAAGGTTATTGTAGAAAATTGTTGCTCTAGTGGTGGAAGAAGTGATTGACAGAAGAATATAATGCTTAGGGTTAAACTGAGTGCAGTATCTTCCCAGAAGAGGTCAGTTTCTCAGTTCAAGGCACAGAAATTTTTGACATAAAGTAAAAAAGTTGTGTAAAAATATAACAACACTTATTTTCAAAGGCAGCGGTGAAAGGTGACGGGTATTTTCCCAGTAGCAATCTTTATTTCCTGTCTAGGttgttttaaggactaaggcAGCGTTGCCCTGGTGTTGTAGcaagacacattttttttctgctgagcttGCAACTACTGCACCTTTATTGGAAGTATTTACCTTCAAATGAGCATCCATGTTCATTAATATGCCTGTGGTACCCCTTTCTGCTATTTGCCACGTAAAAACACAGCCGCTGTGTGTGCAACTGATACTGCGCTGTTTTCCTGGGCTCTATCAGCAGTGGCATCACCCTCTTTAAAACAGCACGGAGGAGTTTAAGGCTTGTCTTAGGGCTTGGTTTGCTTCCACCAGCACGCCGGTGCTGGGAGCACAGCCTCGCAGCATCCCCGAGGGCTCTAGGTAATCAAGTCTGCGCTAATGACGTCATTCCGTTAACGGTCTTTCATCACCACTGGTGATAACGGTAGACTCCTGGTGTCAAAAATTTGTTGAAAGATGTTAATTAACGTCGTCAGCAGGACTGTTCCGCAGACGGCTCCGGGATGAGGAGCGGTGAGCAGGGCCCCTTTCACGCGCCGTGTAAAACTCCGTCAAGCCCCTTAGCGTAATGAGGAACGCTAATCGGAGGGATGCCCGCGCCAGGATAGCAGGATGGAGCTGGCGGGTTTCGCCCCATCCCCAGCATGAGGCTAGCCTGCGTGTCGAGGCAGAAATCTGGGAGCAATCCGAAAGAAAGCTGCTCTGAGCCTGACCTTGAGAAACAACGGGCAGGAGCCAGGCAAGGAGCTCGACGGAGCCGGAGGAATCCCGATCGCCGAGCCTTACTGCCGGCCAGCGTTGTCTTCGGAGCCTGCAGGACTTTGTGTACGTTTTTTGGGGGTAAGCAGATAAGATTCCAGCTGATTTTGTTAAACAGTTCTGCAGCTCGCTGCCTGTTTCACCAAACTGCTCCGGTGACCCCGTTTCCCCTGTGTCATCTCCGAGTTTACGTGTTGTGGTTTTAAGCCCGGTGGTTTCTACAACTACCTAAAGCGGTGTGGGCGTGTGTGGCTGTTTAACGGATCTGAACTAAACGGGGGAAAAATCTCGGCCCCAAAGCGTCACTGAATTTGTGTCTGAATgcctttattattattgtacaTTTTGCCTAAAATTAAGTACAGAGAGATTCCTGAATAGCAGAGTGACACCTCTGCTTTCGCATCTTATCACAGGAGCTGTTGGGAGAACTGTGTTGTGTTCATTAAAATGTAAGAGATAGCATCAGTAATGACCTTTCGAGGATATtcagaaattcaaagcaaaaaaaagggTGTTAAAAACATTGATCTTggattctttccttcttttattaAGCTTCATGTTTTCAAGCAGTTCaacacagtaatttttttaaatgtagtgtAGATTAAATGCTCATATAATCACAGGACTCCCAAAGCTggattttcaaggaaaaaaacccaccaaataTAACAAGACTTATGGTAAAATACTGGGACCTGCCATGAGCTTACTAACTTAGTAGGCAAATAGATAAGTTGGAAATTGGCCAAGGATTGCAGGAGATGGCACTTTGTCTTTTGCAAAGAAGCACCATGAAGATTTTGATGATCTGCTAAAATAACCCATCTGATCAAGAACAGGGCAGCATTGAACAGTGTTCCCGACActgagaaaattattattttctgtttatgagGATTTTACAAACTCTCCCAGCCATATAGGCCTGGTCGCTAGCCTTAGGACAGAGGCACTTGGCACCCCAGATTGCTTTCTGCAGCCTGTTCCAAGAAAACTGCAGGAGTCGTTTTCCTTCCAAACAGAAGGAAGAGCATTTAAGTCATTGGTCAGttctttccaaaacattttgagtTTCATACTATTTCTCCTACTGCTCCAGAGTCCTCCTGACAGTGACAGGACCAGCCCCAAGTCCCAGGACAAACACGTTTGCTTTAAGGAAAGTTTATTTGTTGCTGGCTATGAGTCTCATTGGCCTCGACACATGGTATGGGACACATTTCACCCACTGCATCTCACCTGGTCGCACCATTACTTCGGTCCATGTCATTAATTAATATTAGTGTTTATATTTTCCATAGAAGATAGCTTAAAAtacagtctttctttttttttttcccctgtgcttGGCTACTGCTGgtattttctgcagcttctggCTCACCCTGTCAGATAAGAAATGGTGTCTGTTGGTCTGTCCATCCTCCTCCCGTCACTAACTGACAGTGCTTTGCTGCCCTCGCTACAGAATTAACCTTATTGCTCTCGTGATAAGCACAGTGAGAAGCAGATTAGTTCGGCAACATTATCTGATCATGGCTGCTTCTTTCTGCAGAGGGATACAAAAAATTCTCTAAGAaatccttctcctttttctctttcactgccTCCAGTATATTTTTAGGATAAACCTGTAAGTATATAGCAAGTCTGCGAGTCCGATCTAACAGGAAGGGAGATGGAGAGGGACTGTAGTACATTACATTACATGTCTTTTTACCACAGCCTGATTTCATTCGAATCACTCTTTCTTTTACTGCTGTCTCTCGGGACTCTTCTTTTTATGCTTCAGAACATTTTTTCTGGACTCTTATTTCTGagctattttttactttttttcattcccttattttattattcacaACCAGAATGCACGcacactctttaaaaaaaaagaagaaaaaaaaaccacccaagaAACAGGCTGCAACTGTTCAAAGATTAGTAAATGCAAAGTCATAAAATCTTAAATTTAGCAATTTGGTTTTAGCATCCCTCTTCCTACACATTATTGCTGTCTTAATGGTTTGTACACGTTCCGGTTCTTTCCCCAAAACTCTGGGCTTACTCATAGGGTGGGTGTTATTGATATAATAAAAAACGGTCTCTGACCGTGTGCTACATCATCTCACCAGTGACCACGCGCTGTTCACGGTGACCGAGCCCTTCCCTGAAGAACATCCCATACCACCGCCAGCTGCCCTGTCCTGGCTCTCACGGTTTCCCTGTCTTCCCAAGCCCCCAAGCAAATCCTCATCACGAGAGCATGATTTCCTCCCTTGTGCTTCACCAGAAAGCTGGTTTGGGGACACACCACCATCACGTCAGCAAATGCAAGACCAGGGGAAGCTGCGAGAAGAGGAGTTTCTTGCAAGCCCAGCCACCTTCAAACACTTGGGCACCTTCATCACAGCTGGAGGAATATTCCTCCCCTCACCACCTGCAACCCTAAACTCCTTTGCAAAACAGTGTAAGTGAGTCTTTTCCTTTGTAAAGGAGACAGCCTTTCCAGCGCCCGGTTCAGTACCTTCTGATGAATCCAGCACAAACTGGAGAACGGCTGGGAACTGGGTTGTTCTTCCCAAGGCAGCTGCCTTACCCTGAAGAGCTTAAGTCAATGTGGTGGCTTGCTACCACCAAGAGAAGGAAGCCTCTCTGCCCGCTGCTACCTGGTCCTCCCCTTGTACCTACACTGGCTCTAGTACTTCTAGGAGCCAATTTGATGTGCTAAAACAGCAGACCCATAGTCAGGTTTACTCTTGCCGGGCTAGTTTTCTTCAAGACTAGTGAGCTGTGATGGCTCAAGTAGGTGGTTTGCAAGAGCTGCGGccaaggaagaagggagagtATGGCCAGAAGTGGGACTGGAGTGAAACTGGTGAAACAGAACTTCTTCTTTTTGCTGGAGGAAGGTATTAGGTCTACCGCACCCTGCGGAATAGCTGGGGGTCGGGTTCGGTTGACGAGCCcgagcagagcagagagaggggTGATCTGAACGCACACCGATCCCATCCCGCCCGAGCACCCCACTCCGATCGCTTCCTCTTCCCGGTTTGCATTTGAGGCTTGAGCAATGCCCAAAACTGCTCCCTTGCAGGCCAAATTGGTGCCTTCGTGACCCTTTAGCGATGACTCGGATGCCTGTTAAATTTGGGCACGCTCCAGGGTGGATTTCTGCCTCTGCGGGGAAGTTTACGAGCAGAACGAGTTTGCTTGTGGAGGAGCAAAGGGCTTTGAGGCAGTGGCAGGTTACCTCGACCCAAGGTTTCCTTCCCGGTGCCTCAGTCCCAGCAGCGATGCGCGACAGCGCGGGAGCAAGCCCCGCGCATCTCCACTGCAACCTCACCAGCGTGGACGTGAGCCCCAGAGACCCGCCGGGACGTGGCGCACGCCTACCGAGCATgtgctttaaaatttatttttttttttcttttttttaatttgaaacagGACAAAGTGGGGTCGTTTTCACGGGGAAGGCAAAGGGGTGCATCCCAGAGAGCTGCTGCCACCCCTCGCTCCGTTTGAAGCCCCTGTTTCAGAGCACGGGAGCCAGAACGTGAAGCCCGCCAGGCATTTTTAGCATAAACAAACCAACCTGCGATCCCCTGCCTGCTTTCTCAGGCAGGTAGGAACAACACGGGCTGAAATCTTCAGCAGCACCACCAGCCTGCCTGAGGCAGGCCCCCCGGCACGCAAAACGTCTGCCCGAATGGTCGAAATTCGGCAAAACCATCCGCGGCGGAGGGCAGGCGAGCGCTCTCTCCTCGGGTCGGACGTGAGCCTTTGGGAGCCTTAATAACAGGCGGCGCGTCCCAGCTCGGGGCACGGTTCTCAGGTTATCAGAGCAGAAACCTCGCTTGTCTTCCTGACGTTATCACGTGTGACCTTACACCTCCCTTGATCTGCTTGGTGGCCGCTCTCGCTGGCTCTGCTTTATATCTGCGCTCTCCAGTTTCACCGGCGCCCTGCCCGTGAACAAGCCCGCGCCTCTGTTCATCTGATGTTAGATTACCTTTCTGATTTACGGTTCGGTTCGTTTCCAGGAGAATGCACCTCGCTGTAGTCTCTCCGTGCCGCTGCTGCTGAGTAAGAGATCGTGACATCTTTAATCTTCCCGTACGAAGCCCCACTGCACCCGGCTGCGTTTGGATGCCGGAGGCTTCAAAGGGCGCCTGTGCCAACCTGGCAGTACCACGGCTGCGGGGGATGGAAATTTAAGGGGAGATTTTTTTGCCCGTTGTGATCATTTAGGCGTCTGTCCTGCCGGTATTCATGCACgcatgtatttttaatcataAGAGCCCTACAGAATCCCGTTTATCTCAGAAAGGTTAAATCCCAGTCTGCTGCCGCTACGCCTGGGTCTCGCAAAACGCCGTCGTACAGAAACGTGGCTCCCGTGGAAGGGCAGGCGTCCCATCCCCGGCTTTTTGGTCTCCTGGGGCTGTGTTCGGTGGGTGCCGGAGGGGAACACCGCCGGGCTCCGATCCCAACACCCGGCACGGGGCCTGACCCAGCTCACCGCAGGGCCCATTAGTTCCATCTGTGCTAATTAGGGCTGCACAGCTTCTGAACTCAAGCGGGGTCTCCTTCACCCAAGCAGAGGAACCTGCCCACGTTTGTGGATGTAGACAGGCTTCTGAAGTCCCTGCTAGCTCCTCTAATTGCTTTTACGCCCTGGAGCTCTTGCCACGGGGGATGGATGTGGCACGGGGGAGCTAATACGCTGCCATCCGTCTCCAGCATGTGGTTTGCTCTCCGTCAGAAATGTCCTGGTGGGTAAGACAGCCCCGTTCTGGGCCAGACCAGATATACACTTTAACCAGAAAGCTAATCTGCTTCAGAAATAGGAATTCTGAGGCTGTAATTCTTTAAGGTGGGGTGAGCGATTGAATCGCTTACTTCtaccaaaaccaacacaaaagtcttttgcctcctcctttcTCAAAATCTGCCACTATAAACCCTTGTGtccaactccttttttttttttttcaaggacgactgcagtgatttttgctttaaagaacattttcctgGTTTAACATCTCTTCGCACCCTGCACTGCAGATCTGTAGTACTCTTCTAAGCAAAGGACAGTGACTGCTTTTCTATTAGGTAACGTTACCACCTAATGGCCACAATGGAAAGATGCTTTCACCTGGTAATTAGTAACGATGCAGAGGCTGTAAGTCTAATACATATTAGCTGAACATTATTTGGAGCTGGGGATGACCTGAGCAGGGTAATTACACAGTGATGCTCTAGTGACACTgatctctttctctcccctgtgtGTCCAGG is a window of Buteo buteo chromosome 25, bButBut1.hap1.1, whole genome shotgun sequence DNA encoding:
- the ECRG4 gene encoding augurin, translating into MPLPCPRGALPGAAFLLLIFLPLLCTAPDVSRGNKLKMMLQKREAPVATKPEVSVKEAVAKEFLSSLRRQRRQLWDRSQPDVQQWYQQFLYLGFDEAKFEDDISYWTSLGRARNEYYGGYYQHHYDEDSPIGPRNPHTFRHGAGVNYDDY